In Acanthochromis polyacanthus isolate Apoly-LR-REF ecotype Palm Island chromosome 18, KAUST_Apoly_ChrSc, whole genome shotgun sequence, the following proteins share a genomic window:
- the LOC110966221 gene encoding anaphase-promoting complex subunit CDC26: MLRRKPTRLELKIDDTEEFESVKKELEARKRQREEAESGGGVDRASVISVDIIGGGASASATSATASRAELINERIGYKPHPKPATLPTLFGSLQF, encoded by the exons ATGCTGAGGAGGAAACCGACTCGTCTGGAGCTGAAGATCGACGACACCGAAGAGTTTGAGAGTGTCAAGAAGGAGCTAGAG gCCAGGAAGCGTCAGCGGGAGGAGGCGGAGTCAGGAGGTGGTGTGGACCGGGCATCCGTCATCAGTGTTGACATCATTGGGGGCGGAGCCTCTGCGTCGGCCACATCAGCCACAGCGTCGAGGGCAGAACTTATCAACGAGCGAATCGGCTACAAGCCCCACCCCAAACCAGCAACACTGCCGACCTTATTTGGAAGTTTACAGTTTTAA
- the LOC127530788 gene encoding U4/U6 small nuclear ribonucleoprotein Prp4-like codes for MSDEEDAAPAVKKTRVFYGSLEEKERERLRGEAASSTMASSEAVKAGIEAGNINISSGETLEMEDRVSERQQEALAEFERRRRARQITVSTDDAEVKAGLRALGEPITLFGEGPADRRERLRSVLSVVGPDALKKSRKDEERAKRSQDECQQTWYHEGSASLKDARLWLAKYSLPRAMKRLEAARAQKDVTEATRTIRQQELHKSLRNLNNFCSQIGDDRPISFCHFSPNSKMLATASWSGLCKLWSVPDCSLIRTLRGHNTNVGAVVFRPQAGVSLDQSDVSLASCAADGSVKLWNLESDEPVADIEGHSERVSRVSWHPSGRFLGTTCYDNSWRLWDLEVQEEILHQEGHSKGVHDLTFHQDGSLVATGGLDAFGRVWDLRTGRCVVFLEGHLKEIYTLHFSPNGYHLATGSGDNTCKVWELRNRKCLYTVPAHQNLLSAVRFQPTDGHFLLTGAYDNTAKVWSHPGWTPLKTLAGHEGKVMGVDVSPDGKLIATSSYDRTFKLWLSE; via the exons ATGTCGGACGAGGAGGACGCGGCTCCGGCCGTGAAGAAGACTCGTGTTTTCTACGGCAgcctggaggagaaggagcgTGAGCGTCTGAGAGGCGAGGCGGCGAGCAGCACGATGGCAAGCAGTGAGGCAGTGAAAGCTGGAATAGAAGCAGGAAACATCAACATCTCATCGG GGGAAACCCTGGAGATGGAGGACCGTGTCAGTGAGCGGCAGCAGGAGGCGCTCGCTGAGTTCGAGCGGCGGCGGCGAGCGCGGCAGATCACTGTATCCACCGACGACGCCGAGGTGAAGGCGGGCCTTCGAGCGCTCGGAGAGCCAATCACGCTGTTCGGAGAGGGACCAGCTGACCGCCGGGAGAG ACTGCGCAGCGTTCTGTCCGTCGTTGGCCCTGATGCTCTGAAGAAGTCCAGGAAGGACGAAGAGAGAGCCAAGAGATCCCAGGATGAG tgccagcagacatgGTACCATGAAGGCTCCGCCTCCCTGAAGGATGCTCGGCTCTGGTTGGCCAAATACTCCCTTCCACG GGCGATGAAGCGTCTGGAGGCTGCACGTGCTCAGAAAGATGTTACCGAGGCAACCAGGACGATTCGGCAGCAAGAGTTGCACAAGAGTCTGAGG aatctaAACAACTTCTGCAGTCAGATTGGTGACGATCGACCAATCAGCTTCTGCCACTTCAGCCCAAACTCCAAAATGCTGGCCACCGCCTCCTG GAGTGGTCTGTGTAAGCTGTGGTCCGTCCCAGACTGCAGCCTGATTCGCACACTCAGAG gaCACAACACCAACGTGGGTGCCGTCGTCTTCCGTCCACAGGCCGGAGTCTCTCTCGACCAATCAGACGTCAGCTTGGCCTCGTGTGCTGCTGATGGGTCGGTGAAGCTGTGGAACCTCGAGAG CGATGAGCCGGTGGCCGACATCGAGGGTCACAGTGAGCGAGTGTCTCGAGTGTCATGGCATCCTTCTGGAAGATTCCTGGGAACGACCTG CTATGACAACTCTTGGCGTCTGTGGGACCTCGAGGTTCAGGAAGAAATCCTCCATCAGGAAGGTCACAGCAAAGGAGTCCACGACCTGACGTTCCACCAGGACGGTTCCCTGGTGGCGACTGG AGGCCTGGATGCATTTGGCAGAGTGTGGGATCTGCGAACTGGACGCTGCGTCGTTTTCCTGGAAGGACATTTAAAGGAGATCTACACTCTGCACTTCTCCCCTAACGG GTATCACCTGGCAACAGGAAGTGGTGACAACACCTGTAAGGTGTGGGAGctgagaaacaggaagtgccTCTACACAGTCCCTGCCCACCAAAATCTGCTGTCAGCTGTTCGTTTTCAAC CCACAGACGGTCACTTCCTGTTGACTGGAGCCTATGACAACACagcaaaagtttggagtcacccaggctGGACGCCGCTAAAGACGCTGGCCGGACACGAGGGGAAG GTGATGGGTGTTGATGTGTCCCCTGACGGAAAGCTGATTGCCACGAGCTCCTACGACCGAACCTTTAAACTCTGGCTGTCCGAGTGA